The Chloroflexota bacterium genome segment ATATGGATGGACGGATGAGGAGAGGGGAATGACCCAGGCCGCCGCAGGGGTACGCGATCCCGCCGAGACGAGCGAGGGCGCGCCGCTTCTCGCCATCGAAAAGGTCAGCGTCCGGTTCACCTCGCGCAAGGGCCTGCTGGGGCGAACGCTGGTCCGCGCGGTGAACGATGTTTCGCTGACGCTGCGCCGGGGCGAGACGGTGGCCGTCGTCGGCGAATCCGGGAGCGGCAAGACGACCCTGGGCCGCGTCTCCCTGGGCCTGGTGGAGCCTGCCTCCGGGCGCGTCACCTTCGATGGCATGCCCGTCACCGGCCGGAACGAAGGGCAGCGCAAGTGGTTCCGGCGCAGGGCGCAGGCCGTCTTCCAAGACCCCTACTCCAGCATCAACGCCTATATGAACGTCGGGCAGATCGTGGAGGAGCCGCTCTTGGTCCACGGCATCGGGAGCCGGGAGGAGCGGATGGCGCGCGTGGCCCAGGCCCTGCAGGATGTGCGCCTCAGCCCGCCGGAGGCCTTCATGGGGAAGTATCCCCATACTCTCTCCGGTGGCCAGCGACAGCGCGTCGGCATCGCCCGGGCG includes the following:
- a CDS encoding ABC transporter ATP-binding protein, which gives rise to MTQAAAGVRDPAETSEGAPLLAIEKVSVRFTSRKGLLGRTLVRAVNDVSLTLRRGETVAVVGESGSGKTTLGRVSLGLVEPASGRVTFDGMPVTGRNEGQRKWFRRRAQAVFQDPYSSINAYMNVGQIVEEPLLVHGIGSREERMARVAQALQDVRLSPPEAFMGKYPHTLSGGQRQRVGIARALVMHPEYIVADEPVSMIDASSRAEILYLMRDLQRHYGIAFLFITHDIASAAHFSNRIAVMYLGRIVEVGPPREVVSRPLHPYTRALIEAVPEPDPANRLRMRQVVPGEPPSPSSLPPGCAFHPRCPQAIKGACEGAVPELREIRPGHFAACYLY